The following are from one region of the Achromobacter xylosoxidans genome:
- a CDS encoding MFS transporter: MSAPLASPSSPIAASAPAEPVSAPTDHLARGTPGLRRAQWALFAAGFSTFSLLYCVQPLMPLFTHAFGVSPAQSSLVLSLCTGFLAVAIFFVGLFSQAVPRKRAMALSLFASALLGTIAAAAPDWHSLLALRALQGLAMGGVPALAMAYLAEEVEPGTLGFAMGLYIGGSAFGGLSGRVITGLVSDHFGWRAALGTLGLLGIVAAVLFVWLLPASRRFAPQRGRGWAGVWGDVRAGAASHLKNGPLCGLFALGGLLMGAFVTVYNYVGFRLLLPPFSLSQTFIGFIFVVYLVGIFASTWFGRLADRHGRGAMLSAATGMALAGLLLTLSNWLPLLIAGIVVFTFGFFAAHAVASGWVGQMARGYKALAASLYLLVYYVGSSVLGSLGGHFWTTGQWAGVAAMAGGLLTLALAISAGLYKRTGRVPASAAVGRGVS; encoded by the coding sequence ATGTCTGCCCCCTTAGCCAGTCCCTCGTCCCCAATCGCCGCGTCCGCGCCGGCGGAACCTGTCTCTGCGCCTACTGATCATCTCGCCCGCGGCACCCCCGGGTTGCGGCGCGCCCAGTGGGCCTTGTTCGCGGCCGGTTTTTCCACTTTTTCCCTGCTGTATTGCGTGCAGCCGCTGATGCCGCTGTTCACCCATGCGTTCGGCGTGTCGCCCGCGCAGAGCAGCCTGGTGCTATCGCTGTGTACCGGCTTCCTGGCTGTCGCCATCTTCTTCGTGGGCTTGTTTTCGCAAGCCGTGCCGCGCAAGCGCGCCATGGCGCTGTCGCTGTTCGCGTCCGCCTTGCTGGGCACCATCGCCGCCGCCGCGCCCGACTGGCACAGCCTGCTGGCGCTGCGCGCGTTGCAAGGGCTGGCGATGGGCGGCGTGCCGGCGCTGGCCATGGCCTACCTGGCCGAGGAGGTCGAACCCGGCACCCTGGGCTTCGCCATGGGCCTGTACATCGGCGGCAGCGCGTTCGGCGGCCTGTCCGGCCGCGTCATCACCGGCCTGGTGTCGGATCATTTCGGCTGGCGCGCCGCGCTGGGCACGCTGGGCCTCCTGGGCATCGTGGCGGCGGTGCTGTTCGTGTGGCTGCTGCCCGCGTCGCGCCGGTTTGCGCCGCAGCGGGGCAGGGGCTGGGCGGGCGTGTGGGGCGATGTGCGCGCAGGCGCCGCCTCGCACCTGAAGAATGGTCCCCTATGCGGGCTGTTCGCGCTGGGCGGCCTGCTGATGGGCGCGTTCGTCACGGTCTACAACTACGTGGGCTTTCGCCTGCTGCTGCCACCATTTTCGCTGAGCCAGACCTTCATCGGCTTCATCTTCGTGGTCTATCTGGTCGGCATCTTCGCGTCGACCTGGTTCGGCCGCCTGGCCGACCGCCATGGGCGCGGCGCGATGCTGTCGGCCGCCACCGGAATGGCGCTGGCGGGGCTGCTGCTGACGCTGTCCAACTGGCTGCCGCTGCTGATCGCCGGGATCGTGGTGTTCACTTTCGGCTTTTTCGCGGCCCACGCCGTCGCCAGCGGCTGGGTCGGACAGATGGCGCGCGGCTACAAGGCGTTGGCGGCGTCGCTCTATCTGCTGGTGTACTACGTGGGTTCCAGCGTGCTCGGATCCCTGGGCGGACACTTCTGGACCACGGGCCAGTGGGCCGGCGTGGCCGCGATGGCGGGCGGACTGCTGACTTTGGCGCTGGCCATCAGCGCGGGCCTGTACAAGCGCACTGGCCGCGTGCCGGCATCGGCCGCGGTGGGGCGGGGCGTCTCCTAG